Proteins from a genomic interval of Sparus aurata chromosome 21, fSpaAur1.1, whole genome shotgun sequence:
- the LOC115571890 gene encoding transcription factor BTF3 homolog 4-like gives MNQEKLAKLQAQVRIGGKGTARRKKKVVHKTATADDKKLQGSLKKLAVNNIAGIEEVNMIKDDGTVIHFNNPKVQASLSANTFAITGHAETKQLTEMLPGILSQLGADSLTSLRKLAEQFPRQSMDMKAVKEEIAEEEDDDVPDLVENFDEASKNEAN, from the exons ATGAATCAAGAGAAGCTCGCCAAACTTCAGGCACAGGTCCGGATAGGTGGAAAG GGAACTGCCCGCAGGAAGAAAAAGGTTGTTCACAAGACAGCGACAGCTGATGACAAAAAACTCCAGGGCTCACTGAAGAAACTGGCAGTGAACAACATCGCAGGGATAGAAGAG GTGAATATGATAAAAGATGATGGGACAGTGATCCACTTCAACAATCCTAAAGTGCAGGCGTCTCTCTCTGCCAATACCTTCGCCATCACGGGCCACGCTGAGACCAAACAGCTGACAGAAATGCTGCCAGGCATCCTGAGTCAGCTGGGAGCCGACAGCCTCACCAGCCTGCGCAAGCTGGCCGAGCAGTTCCCACGGCAAT CCATGGACATGAAAGCAGTCAAGGAGGAAATtgcagaagaagaggacgaCGACGTACCAG ATCTTGTGGAGAACTTTGATGAAGCCTCAAAGAATGAAGCAAACTGA